A single Puntigrus tetrazona isolate hp1 unplaced genomic scaffold, ASM1883169v1 S000001170, whole genome shotgun sequence DNA region contains:
- the LOC122341232 gene encoding interferon gamma receptor 1-like — protein sequence MTMSKEPVVQFGVFYVLLLPGVFGFVPSPTNVSVVCHNFVNVLYWNYSKPTEQLKFSVLVKPYESASRTVDTSQTYLDISSYSGDVGDDYFVSVTAHDGQEISERASIRFTYSKDYFNINTHKYKCSLDFPAVNTSVHKHMIKASFQHPFMLHKQVTLNGEFVYTITHDERKFLYSCFEVEELCTAEIYLNQSAAGQRVELKFEGKIAGIHSYTYRNVSIPRQTPETDNTGIIAALLGGGTIVLSIIIGFVWLLWRKWSKIPKMPHWCIIPRQYHTMLVSQPEMTDISPVTSQGPPSSPVEEDCKTVLTLDGSVIDHPEVSAEDMDFEDSGSFGRSSDYDSPKFLQEMSPGDSTEGYGPRPPVL from the exons TTCCTTCTCCAACAAACGTCAGTGTTGTTTGTCACAACTTTGTGAATGTGTTGTACTGGAACTACAGTAAACCGACTGAACAGCTGAAGTTCAGTGTGTTGGTCAAACCTTATGAAAG TGCTTCCCGAACAGTTGACACCTCTCAGACGTACCTGGATATCAGCAGCTACAGCGGAGATGTGGGGGATGATTACTTTGTGTCCGTGACGGCGCATGATGGGCAGGAGATATCAGAGCGTGCCTCCATTAGATTCACCTACAGCAAAGACTATtttaacataaacacacataaatataaat GCTCTTTGGACTTCCCAGCTGTAAATACGTCAGTCCACAAACATATGATTAAAGCCTCCTTTCAGCACCCTTTCATGCTTCATAAGCAAGTCACACTGAATGGAGAGTTTGTGTACACTATCACACATGATGAG CGAAAGTTTTTATACTCGTGTTTTGAGGTTGAGGAGCTGTGCACTGCAGAGATCTACCTGAACCAAAGCGCAGCTGGACAGCGTGTTGAGCTGAAGTTTGAAGGGAAGATTGCTGGCATTCATTCATATACCTACAGAAACGTTTCCATACCTCGGCAGACGCCAGAGACCG ACAACACAGGAATAATCGCAGCTTTGCTAGGCGGAGGGACCATTGTGCTCTCCATCATCATTGGCTTCGTATGGCTGCTTTGGAGGAAATGGTCCAAAATCCCCAAAATGCCTCAT TGGTGCATTATCCCCAGGCAATATCATACAATGCTTGTTTCCCAACCTGAGATGACAGACATTTCTCCAGTGACATCACAGGGACCCCCCAGTTCCCCAGTTGAGGAAGACTGCAAAACAGTCTTAACACTTGACGGCAGCGTAATTGATCACCCTGAGGTTTCAGCAGAGGACATGGATTTTGAAGACTCTGGTAGCTTTGGCAGGTCGTCTGACTACGACAGTCCTAAGTTCCTGCAGGAGATGAGTCCGGGGGACAGTACTGAGGGATACGGCCCTCGACCACCAGTGCTTTAG
- the rab23 gene encoding ras-related protein Rab-23: MLEEDMEVAIKVVVVGNGAVGKSSMIQRYCKGIFTKDYKKTIGVDFLERQIIVNGEDVRLMLWDTAGQEEFDAITKAYYRGAQACVLVFSTTDRESFEAISSWREKVEMEVGDIPTVLVQNKIDLLDDTVIKNEEAEGLAKKLKLRFYRTSVKEDLNVNEVFKYLADKYLQRLKQQSAEETEVVHTSSNKIGVFNTTGGGHPNQTAGDLNGREVVNLRPNKQRTKKTKNPFGSCRLL; this comes from the exons ATGCTGGAGGAGGACATGGAGGTGGCCATCaaggtggtggtggtggggaaCGGAGCGGTCGGGAAGTCCAGTATGATCCAGCGATACTGCAAGGGCATCTTCACCAAGGACTACAAAAAGACCATCGGGGTTGACTTTCTGGAAAGACAGATCAT AGTTAATGGCGAGGACGTCAGACTGATGTTGTGGGACACGGCGGGACAGGAGGAGTTTGACGCCATCACCAAGGCCTATTACAGAG GAGCTCAGGCCTGTGTGCTGGTCTTCTCCACCACCGACAGAGAGTCCTTTGAGGCCATCAGCAGCTGGAGGGAGAAGGTGGAGATGGAGGTCGGAGACATTCCCACCGTCCTGGTGCAGAACAAAATCGATCTCTTGGACGACACGGTCATCAAAAA TGAAGAGGCTGAAGGTCTCGCTAAGAAGCTGAAGTTACGGTTCTATCGGACATCGGTGAAAGAAGATCTCAACGTCAATGAAG TTTTTAAGTATCTAGCTGACAAATATCTGCAACGACTCAAGCAGCAGTCAGCAGAGGAGACCGAGGTCGTTCACACATCCAGCAATAAAATAG GCGTTTTCAACACCACCGGCGGCGGCCATCCCAACCAGACCGCCGGCGATCTGAACGGCCGTGAGGTCGTAAACCTGCGACCAAACAAACAGAGGACCAAGAAAACGAAAAACCCCTTCGGTAGCTGCAGACTGCTCTGA
- the bag2 gene encoding BAG family molecular chaperone regulator 2, translated as MAQAKINAKMNDASKGKFTRTLSMADRSGRLLESLDQIEMRVEALREEATSMEQERECLIEMIRSLQNSQEMRSVCDGEREELSLTASRLLGRTLTVSISVDTIRNGQQEEALKKATAIIDEIAGKVLEDMEGARKRLQALHAACVTDEPAVPLDQKFQSVVISCALEDQKKIKRRLETLIRNMDNAEKTIKIMDNQKVDHSSLTNGK; from the exons ATGGCACAAGCGAAAATTAACGCTAAAATGAACGATGCATCTAAAGGCAAATTCACCCGAACGCTTTCGATGGCGGACCGGTCCGGACGGTTACTCGAAAGTCTGGATCAGATTGAGATGAG GGTGGAGGCTCTTCGCGAGGAAGCTACCTCTATGGAGCAGGAGAGAGAGTGCTTAATCGAGATGATCCGGTCCTTACAAAACAGCCAGGAAATGAGGAGCGTTTGTGACG GGGAGAGGGAAGAGCTCTCTCTGACCGCCTCTAGACTCCTGGGCAGGACGTTAACTGTGAGCATTTCCGTGGATACGATCCGAAACGGCCAGCAGGAAGAGGCCTTGAAGAAAGCCACGGCCATTATCGATGAGATCGCCGGTAAAGTGCTGGAGGACATGGAGGGGGCCAGAAAGCGCCTGCAGGCCCTTCACGCCGCGTGTGTGACCGACGAGCCCGCCGTGCCGCTGGATCAGAAGTTCCAGAGCGTCGTGATCAGCTGCGCTCTGGAGGACCAGAAGAAGATCAAGAGGCGCCTGGAGACCCTCATCAGAAACATGGACAATGCTGAgaaaaccatcaaaataatgGATAACCAGAAAGTCGATCATTCCAGTCTTACCAATGGCAAATAA
- the znf451 gene encoding E3 SUMO-protein ligase ZNF451 isoform X1 gives MSASTVAEEVEDDVEFVSEGPLRPVLECIDLLSDGEDEGGMSVPHTIEEQVDQQRAHAMSTLDRLARQVAVEKLERLEKCKAFKEKIISQQAHGRHELSVSHSNGGSSDAKRCVDIWLKMPGLQPGTVNSASSLWRRRSAPAAAKCSPQTCPVINCGRVYDNVPLLEGHLKRFDHSPCDPTITLRGSPSAFFACVDCGHSFHSKQAWKDHVESKVSVPEPDGHSSSQSYQLIVCFACPDCCLLFNTKDECLEHMSAKKHFTQSIALWEKISSSPIPVPRYAKNRLIALCKDVAFTVKCTACAKVLTSHMEARAHFNVHCNNGCAIVSADQSVADIMRTMAVMGHCSSCPKPFFSLSQMEEHKELLKHEVKGVCNMNRALLYYSNYSEIQLAQKAKACRSDSDGHSAKRKRPSSIDSQTEPRKRSQLAWFCECGLRFTEEDQARKHLQAANQIFHKCAVCGKLTGELSIARLHMSRFHGGAHLSNFLFHCRQCKVDMPRMEDIMAHVGVRHRGHSYYQEREDAVDDSVSSSMSPKPSTSSQNETVSSCIPPPKEESWLCRMCEDLFDSEAAVRKHCGDLSSHSFQRFACGHCPQKFFKDSTLRRHCVNEHGGDIVLRYFCGLCDSMLYDTEAEFLEHYKSLHSQDYYCLEAPPNNFQASTENSIERPIASTSPEQLCPCMGSEKSKVERKPVFTKCMKQLANENKCSYCCRQCDKNTPTYAEMKTHILLTHKAQRNEKSFDVLCTICSQSHKDIPSFHSHYHKHHCQSKPCASFRPSGADEKPASSTSIINADEIFPQSNVVKFQDVKNAIISSILEDKKEVTVSPDGDDKFDQDIKLALALSAEEARKSKELDIEMEEALKRSLQEF, from the exons ATGTCTGCTTCTACAGTCGCTGAGGAAGTGGAGGATGATGTGGAGTTTGTGTCT GAGGGTCCTCTCAGACCGGTGTTGGAATGCATAGACCTGCTGAGTGATGGAGAAGATGAGGGTGGCATGTCTGTTCCACACACC ATCGAGGAGCAGGTTGACCAGCAGAGGGCTCATGCTATGTCCACACTCGACAGACTGGCACGGCAAGTGGCTGTGGAAAAACTGGAGAGGCTTGAGAAGTGCAAAGCTTTTAAG GAGAAAATAATTTCACAGCAAGCACATGGGCGGCACGAGCTTTCGGTGAGCCACAGTAATGGTGGCAGTAGCGATGCCAAGCGCTGCGTGGATATTTGGCTAAAAATGCCAG GTTTACAGCCCGGCACCGTGAACTCAGCCAGCTCACTGTGGAGACGCAGATCGGCCCCCGCTGCAGCAAAATGTTCTCCTCAAACCTGCCCGGTCATCAACTGCGGCAGAGTTTATGACAATGTTCCTTTGCTCGAGGGTCATCTTAAAAG GTTTGATCATTCGCCCTGTGATCCCACAATTACTCTGAGAGGCAGTCCCTCTGCTTTCTTTGCCTGTGTGGACTGTGGCCACTCCTTTCACTCCAAGCAGGCGTGGAAGGACCACGTGGAATCGAAG GTGTCTGTCCCTGAACCTGATGGCCACAGCAGTTCCCAGAGCTATCAGCTGATTGTATGCTTTGCATGTCCTGACTGCTGCCTCCTCTTCAACACCAAGGACGAATGCCTTGAGCACATGTctgcaaaaaaacacttcactCAGTCCATCGCTCTCTGGG AGAAAATATCAAGCTCACCCATACCGGTTCCTCGTTATGCAAAGAACCGTTTAATTGCTCTCTGTAAGGATGTTGCCTTCACCGTCAAATGCACAGCCTGTGCTAAGGTGCTCACCTCACACATGGAGGCAAGAGCACACTTCAA TGTGCACTGCAATAATGGCTGTGCTATTGTCAGTGCAGATCAAAGCGTGGCTGACATCATGAGGACGATGGCGGTCATGGGTCATTGCTCCTCATGCCCCAAACCTTTTTTTAGCTTGAGTCAGATGGAGGAGCACAAAGAGCTCCTGAAACATGAGGTAAAGGGGGTCTGCAACATGAACAGGGCCCTTCTGTACTACAGCAACTACAGTGAAATCCAACTCGCTCAGAAGGCCAAGGCATGTAGGAGTGATTCAGACGGACATTCAGCTAAACGGAAAAGACCATCCAGCATAGATTCTCAAACTGAGCCAAGAAAACGTTCACAGCTCGCCTGGTTCTGTGAGTGCGGCCTACGCTTCACAGAGGAGGATCAAGCTAGAAAACACCTCCAAGCCGCCAATCAGATCTTTCACAAATGTGCAGTCTGTGGCAAGCTAACGGGAGAGTTGTCCATAGCACGACTGCACATGAGCCGGTTCCATGGTGGTGCACATTTGTCCAACTTCCTCTTCCACTGCAGACAGTGCAAAGTGGACATGCCGAGAATGGAAGACATCATGGCCCATGTTGGCGTACGCCACAGAGGGCACAGCTACTACCAGGAAAGGGAGGACGCAGTAGACGATTCGGTCTCGTCTAGTATGTCCCCCAAACCTTCCACCAGCTCCCAAAACGAAACCGTTTCCTCTTGCATCCCGCCTCCCAAAGAAGAGTCTTGGCTTTGTCGGATGTGCGAAGACCTCTTTGATTCTGAGGCGGCGGTGCGGAAACACTGCGGCGATTTGAGCAGCCATAGTTTTCAGAGGTTTGCCTGTGGCCACTGTCCGCAGAAGTTTTTCAAGGACTCCACCCTGCGGCGGCATTGCGTCAATGAGCACGGCGGAGACATTGTCCTGCGCTACTTCTGCGGGCTCTGCGATAGCATGCTGTACGACACGGAGGCAGAGTTTCTGGAGCACTACAAGAGTCTGCACAGCCAAGATTACTACTGCTTGGAAGCCCCTCCGAATAATTTCCAAGCATCCACCGAAAACAGCATTGAGAGGCCAATAGCGAGTACAAGCCCTGAGCAGCTTTGTCCTTGCATGGGTTCTGAGAAATCCAAGGTGGAAAGGAAACCGGTGTTCACAAAGTGCATGAAGCAGTTGGCCAAcgaaaataaatgcagttactGCTGTCGCCAGTGTGACAAAAACACGCCCACCTACGCTGAGATGAAGACGCACATCCTCCTGACACACAAGGCCCAGAGAAATGAGAAGAGTTTTGATGTTCTGTGCACCATTTGCTCACAGAGCCACAAAGATATACCCAGTTTCCATTCACATTACCATAAGCATCACTGCCAGTCAAAACCTTGCGCTTCTTTCCGACCCAGTGGTGCAGATGAGAAACCGGCCTCCTCCACCAGCATAATAAATGCAGACGAGATCTTCCCTCAGAGTAATG tggtGAAGTTTCAAGATGTAAAGAATGCCATTATCTCAAGTATTCTTGAAGATAAAAAAGAGGTGACTGTTTCACCGGATGGTGATG ACAAATTTGATCAGGACATAAAACTGGCTTTGGCTTTAAGTGCAGAGGAGGCCAGGAAATCAAAAGAGTTGGATATTG AGATGGAAGAAGCCTTGAAAAGAAGCTTGCAGGAGTTTTGA
- the znf451 gene encoding E3 SUMO-protein ligase ZNF451 isoform X3, giving the protein MSASTVAEEVEDDVEFVSEGPLRPVLECIDLLSDGEDEGGMSVPHTIEEQVDQQRAHAMSTLDRLARQVAVEKLERLEKCKAFKEKIISQQAHGRHELSVSHSNGGSSDAKRCVDIWLKMPGLQPGTVNSASSLWRRRSAPAAAKCSPQTCPVINCGRVYDNVPLLEGHLKRFDHSPCDPTITLRGSPSAFFACVDCGHSFHSKQAWKDHVESKVSVPEPDGHSSSQSYQLIVCFACPDCCLLFNTKDECLEHMSAKKHFTQSIALWEKISSSPIPVPRYAKNRLIALCKDVAFTVKCTACAKVLTSHMEARAHFNVHCNNGCAIVSADQSVADIMRTMAVMGHCSSCPKPFFSLSQMEEHKELLKHEVKGVCNMNRALLYYSNYSEIQLAQKAKACRSDSDGHSAKRKRPSSIDSQTEPRKRSQLAWFCECGLRFTEEDQARKHLQAANQIFHKCAVCGKLTGELSIARLHMSRFHGGAHLSNFLFHCRQCKVDMPRMEDIMAHVGVRHRGHSYYQEREDAVDDSVSSSMSPKPSTSSQNETVSSCIPPPKEESWLCRMCEDLFDSEAAVRKHCGDLSSHSFQRFACGHCPQKFFKDSTLRRHCVNEHGGDIVLRYFCGLCDSMLYDTEAEFLEHYKSLHSQDYYCLEAPPNNFQASTENSIERPIASTSPEQLCPCMGSEKSKVERKPVFTKCMKQLANENKCSYCCRQCDKNTPTYAEMKTHILLTHKAQRNEKSFDVLCTICSQSHKDIPSFHSHYHKHHCQSKPCASFRPSGADEKPASSTSIINADEIFPQSNVVKFQDVKNAIISSILEDKKEVTVSPDGDDKFDQDIKLALALSAEEARKSKELDIALHA; this is encoded by the exons ATGTCTGCTTCTACAGTCGCTGAGGAAGTGGAGGATGATGTGGAGTTTGTGTCT GAGGGTCCTCTCAGACCGGTGTTGGAATGCATAGACCTGCTGAGTGATGGAGAAGATGAGGGTGGCATGTCTGTTCCACACACC ATCGAGGAGCAGGTTGACCAGCAGAGGGCTCATGCTATGTCCACACTCGACAGACTGGCACGGCAAGTGGCTGTGGAAAAACTGGAGAGGCTTGAGAAGTGCAAAGCTTTTAAG GAGAAAATAATTTCACAGCAAGCACATGGGCGGCACGAGCTTTCGGTGAGCCACAGTAATGGTGGCAGTAGCGATGCCAAGCGCTGCGTGGATATTTGGCTAAAAATGCCAG GTTTACAGCCCGGCACCGTGAACTCAGCCAGCTCACTGTGGAGACGCAGATCGGCCCCCGCTGCAGCAAAATGTTCTCCTCAAACCTGCCCGGTCATCAACTGCGGCAGAGTTTATGACAATGTTCCTTTGCTCGAGGGTCATCTTAAAAG GTTTGATCATTCGCCCTGTGATCCCACAATTACTCTGAGAGGCAGTCCCTCTGCTTTCTTTGCCTGTGTGGACTGTGGCCACTCCTTTCACTCCAAGCAGGCGTGGAAGGACCACGTGGAATCGAAG GTGTCTGTCCCTGAACCTGATGGCCACAGCAGTTCCCAGAGCTATCAGCTGATTGTATGCTTTGCATGTCCTGACTGCTGCCTCCTCTTCAACACCAAGGACGAATGCCTTGAGCACATGTctgcaaaaaaacacttcactCAGTCCATCGCTCTCTGGG AGAAAATATCAAGCTCACCCATACCGGTTCCTCGTTATGCAAAGAACCGTTTAATTGCTCTCTGTAAGGATGTTGCCTTCACCGTCAAATGCACAGCCTGTGCTAAGGTGCTCACCTCACACATGGAGGCAAGAGCACACTTCAA TGTGCACTGCAATAATGGCTGTGCTATTGTCAGTGCAGATCAAAGCGTGGCTGACATCATGAGGACGATGGCGGTCATGGGTCATTGCTCCTCATGCCCCAAACCTTTTTTTAGCTTGAGTCAGATGGAGGAGCACAAAGAGCTCCTGAAACATGAGGTAAAGGGGGTCTGCAACATGAACAGGGCCCTTCTGTACTACAGCAACTACAGTGAAATCCAACTCGCTCAGAAGGCCAAGGCATGTAGGAGTGATTCAGACGGACATTCAGCTAAACGGAAAAGACCATCCAGCATAGATTCTCAAACTGAGCCAAGAAAACGTTCACAGCTCGCCTGGTTCTGTGAGTGCGGCCTACGCTTCACAGAGGAGGATCAAGCTAGAAAACACCTCCAAGCCGCCAATCAGATCTTTCACAAATGTGCAGTCTGTGGCAAGCTAACGGGAGAGTTGTCCATAGCACGACTGCACATGAGCCGGTTCCATGGTGGTGCACATTTGTCCAACTTCCTCTTCCACTGCAGACAGTGCAAAGTGGACATGCCGAGAATGGAAGACATCATGGCCCATGTTGGCGTACGCCACAGAGGGCACAGCTACTACCAGGAAAGGGAGGACGCAGTAGACGATTCGGTCTCGTCTAGTATGTCCCCCAAACCTTCCACCAGCTCCCAAAACGAAACCGTTTCCTCTTGCATCCCGCCTCCCAAAGAAGAGTCTTGGCTTTGTCGGATGTGCGAAGACCTCTTTGATTCTGAGGCGGCGGTGCGGAAACACTGCGGCGATTTGAGCAGCCATAGTTTTCAGAGGTTTGCCTGTGGCCACTGTCCGCAGAAGTTTTTCAAGGACTCCACCCTGCGGCGGCATTGCGTCAATGAGCACGGCGGAGACATTGTCCTGCGCTACTTCTGCGGGCTCTGCGATAGCATGCTGTACGACACGGAGGCAGAGTTTCTGGAGCACTACAAGAGTCTGCACAGCCAAGATTACTACTGCTTGGAAGCCCCTCCGAATAATTTCCAAGCATCCACCGAAAACAGCATTGAGAGGCCAATAGCGAGTACAAGCCCTGAGCAGCTTTGTCCTTGCATGGGTTCTGAGAAATCCAAGGTGGAAAGGAAACCGGTGTTCACAAAGTGCATGAAGCAGTTGGCCAAcgaaaataaatgcagttactGCTGTCGCCAGTGTGACAAAAACACGCCCACCTACGCTGAGATGAAGACGCACATCCTCCTGACACACAAGGCCCAGAGAAATGAGAAGAGTTTTGATGTTCTGTGCACCATTTGCTCACAGAGCCACAAAGATATACCCAGTTTCCATTCACATTACCATAAGCATCACTGCCAGTCAAAACCTTGCGCTTCTTTCCGACCCAGTGGTGCAGATGAGAAACCGGCCTCCTCCACCAGCATAATAAATGCAGACGAGATCTTCCCTCAGAGTAATG tggtGAAGTTTCAAGATGTAAAGAATGCCATTATCTCAAGTATTCTTGAAGATAAAAAAGAGGTGACTGTTTCACCGGATGGTGATG ACAAATTTGATCAGGACATAAAACTGGCTTTGGCTTTAAGTGCAGAGGAGGCCAGGAAATCAAAAGAGTTGGATATTG CTTTACATGCATGA
- the znf451 gene encoding E3 SUMO-protein ligase ZNF451 isoform X2, protein MSASTVAEEVEDDVEFVSEGPLRPVLECIDLLSDGEDEGGMSVPHTIEEQVDQQRAHAMSTLDRLARQVAVEKLERLEKCKAFKEKIISQQAHGRHELSVSHSNGGSSDAKRCVDIWLKMPGLQPGTVNSASSLWRRRSAPAAAKCSPQTCPVINCGRVYDNVPLLEGHLKRFDHSPCDPTITLRGSPSAFFACVDCGHSFHSKQAWKDHVESKVSVPEPDGHSSSQSYQLIVCFACPDCCLLFNTKDECLEHMSAKKHFTQSIALWEKISSSPIPVPRYAKNRLIALCKDVAFTVKCTACAKVLTSHMEARAHFNVHCNNGCAIVSADQSVADIMRTMAVMGHCSSCPKPFFSLSQMEEHKELLKHEVKGVCNMNRALLYYSNYSEIQLAQKAKACRSDSDGHSAKRKRPSSIDSQTEPRKRSQLAWFCECGLRFTEEDQARKHLQAANQIFHKCAVCGKLTGELSIARLHMSRFHGGAHLSNFLFHCRQCKVDMPRMEDIMAHVGVRHRGHSYYQEREDAVDDSVSSSMSPKPSTSSQNETVSSCIPPPKEESWLCRMCEDLFDSEAAVRKHCGDLSSHSFQRFACGHCPQKFFKDSTLRRHCVNEHGGDIVLRYFCGLCDSMLYDTEAEFLEHYKSLHSQDYYCLEAPPNNFQASTENSIERPIASTSPEQLCPCMGSEKSKVERKPVFTKCMKQLANENKCSYCCRQCDKNTPTYAEMKTHILLTHKAQRNEKSFDVLCTICSQSHKDIPSFHSHYHKHHCQSKPCASFRPSGADEKPASSTSIINADEIFPQSNVVKFQDVKNAIISSILEDKKEVTVSPDGDDKFDQDIKLALALSAEEARKSKELDIGNKLSL, encoded by the exons ATGTCTGCTTCTACAGTCGCTGAGGAAGTGGAGGATGATGTGGAGTTTGTGTCT GAGGGTCCTCTCAGACCGGTGTTGGAATGCATAGACCTGCTGAGTGATGGAGAAGATGAGGGTGGCATGTCTGTTCCACACACC ATCGAGGAGCAGGTTGACCAGCAGAGGGCTCATGCTATGTCCACACTCGACAGACTGGCACGGCAAGTGGCTGTGGAAAAACTGGAGAGGCTTGAGAAGTGCAAAGCTTTTAAG GAGAAAATAATTTCACAGCAAGCACATGGGCGGCACGAGCTTTCGGTGAGCCACAGTAATGGTGGCAGTAGCGATGCCAAGCGCTGCGTGGATATTTGGCTAAAAATGCCAG GTTTACAGCCCGGCACCGTGAACTCAGCCAGCTCACTGTGGAGACGCAGATCGGCCCCCGCTGCAGCAAAATGTTCTCCTCAAACCTGCCCGGTCATCAACTGCGGCAGAGTTTATGACAATGTTCCTTTGCTCGAGGGTCATCTTAAAAG GTTTGATCATTCGCCCTGTGATCCCACAATTACTCTGAGAGGCAGTCCCTCTGCTTTCTTTGCCTGTGTGGACTGTGGCCACTCCTTTCACTCCAAGCAGGCGTGGAAGGACCACGTGGAATCGAAG GTGTCTGTCCCTGAACCTGATGGCCACAGCAGTTCCCAGAGCTATCAGCTGATTGTATGCTTTGCATGTCCTGACTGCTGCCTCCTCTTCAACACCAAGGACGAATGCCTTGAGCACATGTctgcaaaaaaacacttcactCAGTCCATCGCTCTCTGGG AGAAAATATCAAGCTCACCCATACCGGTTCCTCGTTATGCAAAGAACCGTTTAATTGCTCTCTGTAAGGATGTTGCCTTCACCGTCAAATGCACAGCCTGTGCTAAGGTGCTCACCTCACACATGGAGGCAAGAGCACACTTCAA TGTGCACTGCAATAATGGCTGTGCTATTGTCAGTGCAGATCAAAGCGTGGCTGACATCATGAGGACGATGGCGGTCATGGGTCATTGCTCCTCATGCCCCAAACCTTTTTTTAGCTTGAGTCAGATGGAGGAGCACAAAGAGCTCCTGAAACATGAGGTAAAGGGGGTCTGCAACATGAACAGGGCCCTTCTGTACTACAGCAACTACAGTGAAATCCAACTCGCTCAGAAGGCCAAGGCATGTAGGAGTGATTCAGACGGACATTCAGCTAAACGGAAAAGACCATCCAGCATAGATTCTCAAACTGAGCCAAGAAAACGTTCACAGCTCGCCTGGTTCTGTGAGTGCGGCCTACGCTTCACAGAGGAGGATCAAGCTAGAAAACACCTCCAAGCCGCCAATCAGATCTTTCACAAATGTGCAGTCTGTGGCAAGCTAACGGGAGAGTTGTCCATAGCACGACTGCACATGAGCCGGTTCCATGGTGGTGCACATTTGTCCAACTTCCTCTTCCACTGCAGACAGTGCAAAGTGGACATGCCGAGAATGGAAGACATCATGGCCCATGTTGGCGTACGCCACAGAGGGCACAGCTACTACCAGGAAAGGGAGGACGCAGTAGACGATTCGGTCTCGTCTAGTATGTCCCCCAAACCTTCCACCAGCTCCCAAAACGAAACCGTTTCCTCTTGCATCCCGCCTCCCAAAGAAGAGTCTTGGCTTTGTCGGATGTGCGAAGACCTCTTTGATTCTGAGGCGGCGGTGCGGAAACACTGCGGCGATTTGAGCAGCCATAGTTTTCAGAGGTTTGCCTGTGGCCACTGTCCGCAGAAGTTTTTCAAGGACTCCACCCTGCGGCGGCATTGCGTCAATGAGCACGGCGGAGACATTGTCCTGCGCTACTTCTGCGGGCTCTGCGATAGCATGCTGTACGACACGGAGGCAGAGTTTCTGGAGCACTACAAGAGTCTGCACAGCCAAGATTACTACTGCTTGGAAGCCCCTCCGAATAATTTCCAAGCATCCACCGAAAACAGCATTGAGAGGCCAATAGCGAGTACAAGCCCTGAGCAGCTTTGTCCTTGCATGGGTTCTGAGAAATCCAAGGTGGAAAGGAAACCGGTGTTCACAAAGTGCATGAAGCAGTTGGCCAAcgaaaataaatgcagttactGCTGTCGCCAGTGTGACAAAAACACGCCCACCTACGCTGAGATGAAGACGCACATCCTCCTGACACACAAGGCCCAGAGAAATGAGAAGAGTTTTGATGTTCTGTGCACCATTTGCTCACAGAGCCACAAAGATATACCCAGTTTCCATTCACATTACCATAAGCATCACTGCCAGTCAAAACCTTGCGCTTCTTTCCGACCCAGTGGTGCAGATGAGAAACCGGCCTCCTCCACCAGCATAATAAATGCAGACGAGATCTTCCCTCAGAGTAATG tggtGAAGTTTCAAGATGTAAAGAATGCCATTATCTCAAGTATTCTTGAAGATAAAAAAGAGGTGACTGTTTCACCGGATGGTGATG ACAAATTTGATCAGGACATAAAACTGGCTTTGGCTTTAAGTGCAGAGGAGGCCAGGAAATCAAAAGAGTTGGATATTGGTAATAAGTTATCTTTGTAA